Proteins found in one Triticum urartu cultivar G1812 chromosome 4, Tu2.1, whole genome shotgun sequence genomic segment:
- the LOC125553085 gene encoding probable aldo-keto reductase 2 isoform X1, producing MASAPPPCAAPAVPRMKLGSQGMEVSAQGLGCMGMSVAYGPPKPDADMVALIHHAVAAGVTFLDTSDVYGPHTNETLLGKALQGGSVRDRVDLATKFGAFLSEDGWNVRGDPAYVREACEGSLKRLGVDCIDLYCQHRVDTRVPIEVTIGELKKLVQEGKIKYIGLSEASASTIRRAHAVHPITSVQIEWSLWSRDVEEDIIPTCRELGIGIVCYSPLGRGFFSVGSKLADSLSDDDFRKILPRFQPENLEKNALIFESVNAMATRKGCTPSQLALAWVHHQGSDVCPIPGTTKMENFNQNVGALSVKLTPEEMAELESYAATGDVHGDRYPEMMNTWKDSETPPLSSWKVEC from the exons ATGGCGTCTGCTCCTCCTCCTTGTGCTGCTCCAGCGGTTCCCCGCATGAAGCTGGGCTCCCAGGGAATGGAGGTCTCGGCGCAGGGCCTCGGCTGCATGGGCATGTCCGTCGCCTACGGCCCCCCCAAGCCCGACGCCGACATGGTGGCCCTCATCCACCACGCCGTCGCCGCTGGAGTCACCTTCCTCGACACCTCCGACGTCTACGGCCCGCACACCAACGAGACCCTCCTCGGCAAGGCGCTGCAGGGCGGCAGCGTGAGGGACAGGGTGGATCTGGCCACCAAGTTCGGCGCCTTCCTTTCAGAGGATGGGTGGAATGTCCGCGGGGACCCGGCGTACGTGCGTGAGGCGTGCGAGGGCAGCCTCAAGCGGCTAGGCGTCGATTGCATCGATCTCTACTGCCAGCACCGCGTCGACACCAGGGTGCCCATCGAGGTCACG ATTGGTGAGCTCAAGAAACTAGTCCAAGAAGGAAAGATAAAGTACATCGGATTATCCGAAGCATCTGCATCAACAATCAGAAGGGCTCATGCCGTTCATCCTATCACTTCAGTTCAGATCGAATGGTCACTATGGAGTAGGGACGTGGAAGAGGACATAATCCCAACTTGCAG GGAACTTGGAATTGGAATTGTATGTTACAGCCCACTTGGTAGAGGGTTCTTCTCTGTAGGATCGAAATTGGCTGACTCACTATCAGACGACGACTTCCGTAAG ATTTTACCTAGATTTCAGCCAGAGAATCTTGAGAAGAATGCCCTGATATTTGAGAGTGTTAACGCCATGGCAACAAGAAAAGGGTGCACACCATCACAACTTGCATTGGCATGGGTTCATCATCAGGGGAGCGATGTTTGCCCCATACCTGGCACAACAAAAATGGAGAATTTCAATCAGAATGTGGGAGCACTGTCTGTGAAGCTCACACCAGAGGAGATGGCCGAACTCGAGTCGTACGCTGCCACAGGTGATGTCCATGGTGACCGATACCCTGAAATGATGAATACTTGGAAGGATTCTGAGACCCCTCCATTGTCCTCTTGGAAAGTTGAGTGTTGA
- the LOC125553085 gene encoding probable aldo-keto reductase 2 isoform X2 produces the protein MASAPPPCAAPAVPRMKLGSQGMEVSAQGLGCMGMSVAYGPPKPDADMVALIHHAVAAGVTFLDTSDVYGPHTNETLLGKALQGGSVRDRVDLATKFGAFLSEDGWNVRGDPAYVREACEGSLKRLGVDCIDLYCQHRVDTRVPIEVTIGELKKLVQEGKIKYIGLSEASASTIRRAHAVHPITSVQIEWSLWSRDVEEDIIPTCRELGIGIVCYSPLGRGFFSVGSKLADSLSDDDFRKKRRMTPGLYI, from the exons ATGGCGTCTGCTCCTCCTCCTTGTGCTGCTCCAGCGGTTCCCCGCATGAAGCTGGGCTCCCAGGGAATGGAGGTCTCGGCGCAGGGCCTCGGCTGCATGGGCATGTCCGTCGCCTACGGCCCCCCCAAGCCCGACGCCGACATGGTGGCCCTCATCCACCACGCCGTCGCCGCTGGAGTCACCTTCCTCGACACCTCCGACGTCTACGGCCCGCACACCAACGAGACCCTCCTCGGCAAGGCGCTGCAGGGCGGCAGCGTGAGGGACAGGGTGGATCTGGCCACCAAGTTCGGCGCCTTCCTTTCAGAGGATGGGTGGAATGTCCGCGGGGACCCGGCGTACGTGCGTGAGGCGTGCGAGGGCAGCCTCAAGCGGCTAGGCGTCGATTGCATCGATCTCTACTGCCAGCACCGCGTCGACACCAGGGTGCCCATCGAGGTCACG ATTGGTGAGCTCAAGAAACTAGTCCAAGAAGGAAAGATAAAGTACATCGGATTATCCGAAGCATCTGCATCAACAATCAGAAGGGCTCATGCCGTTCATCCTATCACTTCAGTTCAGATCGAATGGTCACTATGGAGTAGGGACGTGGAAGAGGACATAATCCCAACTTGCAG GGAACTTGGAATTGGAATTGTATGTTACAGCCCACTTGGTAGAGGGTTCTTCTCTGTAGGATCGAAATTGGCTGACTCACTATCAGACGACGACTTCCGTAAG aaaaggaggatgacccccggcctctacatctag